GCATAGAAGGATAAATTTAGTACTTGGTAATACAAAATTAAACCTTTTTTACCCTTTTATTTTTTTATAAGAAAACCCTGCTTACAAAGATTATATTTTACAATTTGCACAAATTCCTTTTATAACCATATTGGCTTGTTGCATCTCAAAATTCTTGGGGAGTTCTATATAAGGAATGCTTAGAGTTGTTAGACAAAATGTTTCTTTGCATTTATTACAATGAAAATGATAGTGTAAATCTATTGGAGAACAACTGCATCCTTCTAAGCATAGAGCATATTTTAAATGACCTGTACCATCTTCAATGCTATGTATTAGTTTGGATTTCTCGAAGGTTTTTAATGTTCTAAAAATAGTGCTTTTGTCTGATCTTTCAAATGCCATTTCTATATCACTTAAAGAAACTGTTGTTGTCTGTTCTATAAGATATTGCAAAATAAGTAGCCTCATTGCTGTTGGCTTTATTGATTTGCTTTCGAGTTTGTGTTCTAATTTTTTATTTACCATAAAAATAATGACTCTTATCAGATTATATTTAATGTATCTAAAACCTGTAACGTTATTTCAGGACATGACAAAAGAAGATAGTTAGAAAGCCTATAGGCACAAAATAGGTCTTATTTCTACTCATTTTTGAAAGGATTAAAGTAGGAAAATAGTTGTAGATTTTAGGTTTAAAATTGCAAACTTCTAATTTTTGAAAGTTTTTTTTTGAGTAGTGATAAAAACGGCTTTTTGATAGCGTAAAGGCTTTTTTAAAGATTTTATTTGGTTACTGTATTAGGTTTTAGTTCTATAATAAACTATCTAATACAGTAACCTTTTTTTACCTTTTACTCAGTCAAATTTCCCAATTCCTTTTCCCAAATCTTAACGCTCTCAAACTGATAAATCTTAGCTGTTTTCTTACTGTCAATCCTTACTGTATTTTCTGAAATTTCGCATAACATTTGACAAATTGATAAGGCTATTTTTTTTGTGTACCTATTTTTTTGATGCTTTCCTTTATTTATTTTGTTTGTTATCTCTTGGGCTGTTAGTTTTTGCCCTTTTGTTTGTTTTAAAACAGATATGACTCTTCTGTATTCTTCTATTCTGAAAAACTCTTTAGTTCCTAATTTTCCTCCTTTTTCTTTCCTGTCTAGTAGCCAGTAACTTATGTATTCATTTTTCCTTTTGCTCAAATCTTGAGTTTTTCGCATTGTGGAAGATTCTTTACAAGCCAAAATATTTTT
This Bernardetia sp. MNP-M8 DNA region includes the following protein-coding sequences:
- a CDS encoding transcriptional repressor; this encodes MVNKKLEHKLESKSIKPTAMRLLILQYLIEQTTTVSLSDIEMAFERSDKSTIFRTLKTFEKSKLIHSIEDGTGHLKYALCLEGCSCSPIDLHYHFHCNKCKETFCLTTLSIPYIELPKNFEMQQANMVIKGICANCKI